In the genome of Aureimonas sp. OT7, one region contains:
- a CDS encoding ABC transporter permease, which yields MRRNGFLALAFHTFVVVFTLAPIVTVCIVAFTPNGYLSLPTSGFSLRWFRAIADRPEFIRSFVDSLWLAAVASTLAVVLAVPAALAIARHRFFGRAALLNLFQSPLMIPHLVLGIAFLRFFTETGLGVSSATLVAGHLVVVFPFALRLVLTASVGIDRLVENAAVSLGASRWTTFRRITLPLILPGVISGWMLSFIQSFDEVTMSVFISTPQTTTLPVRLFLYIQDNIDPLVASVSAILIALTVVVMVVLDRIFGMERLLVGPGRS from the coding sequence ATGAGACGCAACGGCTTCCTGGCGCTCGCCTTCCATACTTTCGTCGTCGTCTTCACGCTGGCGCCCATCGTCACCGTCTGCATCGTCGCCTTCACGCCGAACGGCTACCTGTCGCTACCGACGTCCGGGTTTTCCCTGCGCTGGTTCCGCGCCATCGCGGATCGACCGGAATTCATCCGCTCGTTCGTGGACAGCCTGTGGCTGGCTGCCGTGGCCTCGACATTGGCGGTCGTGCTGGCGGTGCCGGCGGCCCTTGCCATCGCACGGCATCGGTTTTTCGGCCGGGCCGCGCTGTTGAACCTCTTCCAGTCGCCGCTCATGATACCGCATCTGGTGCTCGGCATCGCCTTCCTGCGCTTCTTTACGGAAACAGGGCTCGGCGTATCGTCCGCGACGCTCGTGGCAGGCCATCTGGTCGTGGTGTTCCCGTTCGCGCTGCGCCTGGTGCTGACGGCGTCGGTCGGTATCGACCGCCTGGTGGAGAACGCGGCGGTCTCGCTCGGCGCGTCGCGCTGGACGACGTTCCGCCGCATCACGCTGCCGCTGATCCTGCCGGGCGTCATCTCGGGCTGGATGCTGTCTTTCATCCAGAGCTTCGACGAGGTGACGATGAGCGTCTTCATCTCGACGCCGCAGACGACGACGCTGCCGGTCCGCCTGTTCCTGTACATACAGGACAATATCGACCCGCTGGTCGCATCCGTATCGGCCATCCTCATCGCGCTGACGGTGGTGGTGATGGTTGTCCTGGATCGCATTTTCGGAATGGAACGGTTGCTTGTCGGCCCCGGCCGGAGCTGA